One region of Leisingera sp. S132 genomic DNA includes:
- a CDS encoding glycosyltransferase family 2 protein, whose protein sequence is MTRISAIITAYNVEPFIATAMQSVIDAGFDDLELIVVDDGSSDATRQIADAIGAAAPADRVAYVPVFFAQNTIGGVACAANAGLERATGGIVVFVDGDDWVLPHNLAAAVQKLQQTEADFIVCGCKEYWNSSGNYTSYPEAHLWDRMRRTGDLEARRELLLQMAPFPWRKIYRRSFLERHTLRFPVGDYFFEDNPFHWETSVRAASFCFFEPVTHVHRMEREGQTVASMGLKPLQIFEHAATIRAMLEQTGQAAALEARYFHWLADHVLWCGRHVPPEGLNRLFSLASEALAAFPEALFWERLAEKPRGMAEVQQLTAVKLGDRMGFLGGAQAMLQERALARLAPQEEDG, encoded by the coding sequence ATGACCCGGATCAGCGCCATTATCACCGCCTACAACGTCGAGCCCTTCATCGCCACCGCGATGCAGTCGGTGATCGATGCGGGGTTCGACGATCTCGAGCTGATCGTGGTCGACGACGGCTCCAGCGATGCCACCCGGCAGATCGCGGATGCCATCGGCGCCGCGGCGCCGGCGGACCGGGTGGCCTATGTGCCGGTCTTCTTTGCCCAAAACACCATCGGCGGCGTGGCCTGTGCCGCCAATGCCGGGCTGGAGCGCGCCACCGGCGGTATCGTGGTCTTCGTGGACGGCGACGACTGGGTGCTGCCGCATAATCTGGCCGCCGCGGTGCAGAAGCTGCAGCAGACGGAGGCGGATTTCATCGTCTGCGGCTGCAAGGAATACTGGAACAGCAGCGGCAATTACACCAGCTACCCGGAAGCGCATCTGTGGGACCGGATGCGCCGGACCGGGGATCTGGAGGCGCGCCGGGAGCTGCTGCTGCAGATGGCGCCCTTCCCCTGGCGCAAGATCTACCGGCGCAGCTTTCTGGAGCGGCACACTCTCCGCTTCCCGGTGGGCGATTACTTCTTTGAGGACAACCCGTTCCACTGGGAAACCTCGGTGCGGGCGGCCAGCTTCTGCTTCTTCGAGCCGGTCACCCATGTGCACCGGATGGAGCGGGAAGGCCAGACCGTTGCCTCGATGGGGCTGAAGCCTTTGCAGATCTTCGAGCATGCGGCCACCATCCGCGCCATGCTGGAGCAGACGGGGCAGGCGGCGGCGCTGGAGGCGCGTTATTTCCACTGGCTGGCCGACCATGTGCTGTGGTGCGGCCGCCATGTGCCGCCGGAAGGGCTGAACCGGCTGTTCTCGCTGGCATCAGAAGCGCTGGCGGCGTTTCCCGAGGCGCTGTTCTGGGAGCGGCTGGCGGAGAAGCCGCGCGGCATGGCCGAGGTCCAGCAGCTCACGGCGGTGAAACTGGGCGACCGGATGGGGTTCCTCGGCGGGGCCCAGGCGATGCTGCAGGAGCGCGCCCTGGCCAGGCTGGCACCGCAGGAAGAGGACGGCTGA
- the xrtE gene encoding exosortase E/protease, VPEID-CTERM system, with translation MSNPEANLQPGWMFKPASVRLFILLAVVMAEAVALRLLTFETSQFDCRNVSAYALCRSMRALPLCVLFMGTAVVLMSLARPRLWQSYMRLAEAAAGWRLVPAAMHLLGAALVLAPLVWLPLPDLEAQFLRVVPVFLSGAVLAFSGTALWLLPLRAWTQWFSGNGAFLPLAAAGFFLLPLVVEVIGLFWGENRVLTWLTFQGVSFAFDVIGLESFSMPSELIIGLEGFTVYIAAGCSGAEGMALVMVFMGLYALVARQTLRMGPYWMMLFPVAVALSWVLNIVRISGLIWLGANVSPQLAVDGFHSYAGWLAFSVLALGILMAAHNMPLFRAAAPAGARAPGTAWAADPLFARFVPFILFMMSGTLTPLFWENPADGYPLRVAFMVLGLGLFRPALKAFRWRAGPADWATGCAVAALWLWTAPEAAAAASAAGAPDPVWILCRLLGTVLLVPVIEELFFRAYVLERIAGRPGAAPWRVLAGLAVSSLLFAALHDRWLAGALAGLAFGLLYLRTRHPGGAVQAHMLANALIAAAAVASGDFGLI, from the coding sequence ATGAGCAATCCTGAAGCGAATTTACAGCCGGGCTGGATGTTCAAGCCGGCATCCGTGCGCCTTTTCATTCTCCTTGCGGTGGTCATGGCCGAGGCCGTGGCCCTGCGTCTGCTCACCTTTGAGACCAGTCAGTTCGACTGCAGGAATGTGTCTGCATATGCGCTTTGCCGGAGCATGCGCGCGCTGCCCCTGTGCGTTCTCTTTATGGGCACAGCCGTTGTTCTGATGAGCCTGGCCCGTCCCCGGCTCTGGCAAAGCTATATGCGCCTGGCAGAGGCGGCCGCGGGCTGGCGGCTGGTTCCGGCCGCCATGCATCTGCTGGGGGCGGCGCTGGTGCTGGCGCCGCTTGTCTGGCTCCCGCTTCCGGACCTGGAGGCGCAGTTTCTCCGGGTGGTGCCGGTGTTCCTGTCCGGGGCGGTGCTTGCCTTTTCGGGCACCGCGCTCTGGCTTTTGCCGCTGCGCGCCTGGACGCAATGGTTCTCCGGCAATGGCGCCTTCCTGCCGCTTGCCGCCGCGGGCTTTTTCCTTCTCCCGCTTGTGGTGGAGGTCATTGGCCTGTTCTGGGGGGAAAACCGCGTCCTGACCTGGCTGACATTCCAGGGCGTGAGCTTTGCCTTTGACGTGATCGGGCTGGAAAGCTTCAGCATGCCCAGTGAGCTTATCATCGGCCTGGAGGGGTTCACGGTCTATATCGCGGCTGGCTGTTCCGGCGCAGAGGGGATGGCCCTGGTGATGGTTTTCATGGGGCTTTATGCGCTGGTGGCCCGCCAGACGCTGCGCATGGGGCCGTATTGGATGATGCTGTTTCCGGTTGCGGTCGCTTTGAGCTGGGTTTTGAACATCGTGCGGATTTCCGGTCTGATCTGGCTGGGCGCCAATGTCTCGCCGCAGCTGGCGGTGGACGGGTTTCATTCCTATGCCGGCTGGCTGGCGTTTTCGGTGCTGGCTCTGGGCATCCTGATGGCCGCCCATAACATGCCGCTGTTCCGCGCGGCGGCGCCGGCCGGCGCGCGCGCGCCGGGGACGGCCTGGGCGGCGGATCCGCTGTTTGCCAGGTTCGTGCCCTTCATCCTGTTCATGATGAGCGGCACGCTCACCCCGCTGTTCTGGGAAAATCCTGCCGATGGCTACCCGCTGCGGGTGGCCTTCATGGTGCTGGGGCTGGGGCTGTTCCGGCCTGCGCTGAAGGCCTTCCGCTGGCGGGCGGGCCCGGCTGACTGGGCCACGGGCTGCGCGGTGGCGGCGCTGTGGCTCTGGACCGCCCCGGAGGCCGCCGCCGCCGCCTCTGCTGCCGGGGCGCCGGATCCGGTCTGGATCCTCTGCCGCCTGCTGGGCACGGTGCTGCTGGTGCCGGTGATCGAGGAGCTGTTCTTCCGCGCCTATGTGCTGGAGCGCATCGCGGGCCGCCCCGGCGCGGCGCCCTGGCGGGTCCTGGCGGGGCTGGCGGTGAGCAGCCTGCTGTTTGCCGCGCTGCATGACCGCTGGCTGGCCGGTGCCCTGGCGGGGCTGGCGTTCGGGCTGCTGTACCTGCGGACCCGCCATCCTGGCGGCGCGGTTCAGGCGCATATGCTGGCCAATGCGCTGATTGCGGCGGCGGCGGTTGCTTCCGGTGATTTCGGGCTGATCTGA
- a CDS encoding glycosyltransferase family A protein, giving the protein MAQDPFGYSFIIPAYNDAAGLQRHFAYFAACGARVQLVIVDDCSQDGTEAAVAAAELPENIRITYRRMAENGGPAAARNLGITLAGEERVMFLDADDLLAPCFFDVMRLAPLGGETDFVLFKYHLSRDAGQRFSYDMHPVDRRFFSRRPEASFPLQRFRLQDRPEAMATVNFPWNKLYSRGFLQRADIRFPDLRMHEDITPHWQSFLRCRQFGVLDWAPPLITHWEVPQGGRATQYVGEKRMDVFAELANVEAELLTHAGAGRLLPVFAGFCEDLFTWMRGRLCDGGGAGAERWRRKYAAAAAAFWAASEAEQPQQEDEAA; this is encoded by the coding sequence ATGGCACAGGATCCCTTCGGCTACAGCTTCATCATCCCCGCCTATAATGACGCGGCGGGGCTGCAGCGGCATTTTGCGTATTTCGCCGCCTGCGGCGCCCGGGTGCAGCTGGTGATTGTCGACGATTGCTCGCAGGACGGCACCGAAGCCGCGGTGGCGGCGGCAGAGCTGCCGGAGAATATCCGCATCACCTACCGCCGGATGGCGGAAAACGGCGGCCCGGCAGCGGCGCGTAATCTTGGCATCACCCTGGCCGGGGAGGAGCGGGTGATGTTCCTCGATGCCGACGACCTGCTGGCGCCCTGTTTCTTTGACGTGATGCGGCTGGCGCCCCTGGGCGGCGAGACGGATTTCGTGCTGTTCAAATACCATCTCAGCCGCGATGCCGGGCAGCGCTTCAGCTATGACATGCATCCGGTCGACCGCCGCTTCTTCAGCCGCCGCCCGGAGGCGAGCTTCCCGCTGCAGCGGTTCCGGCTGCAGGACCGGCCGGAGGCGATGGCGACGGTGAACTTCCCCTGGAACAAGCTTTACAGCCGCGGTTTCCTGCAGCGGGCTGACATCCGCTTCCCGGACCTGCGCATGCATGAGGACATCACCCCGCACTGGCAGAGCTTCCTGCGCTGCCGCCAGTTCGGCGTGCTCGACTGGGCGCCGCCGCTGATCACCCATTGGGAGGTGCCCCAGGGCGGCCGCGCCACCCAGTATGTGGGTGAAAAGCGGATGGATGTCTTTGCCGAGCTGGCCAATGTCGAGGCGGAGCTGCTGACCCATGCCGGGGCCGGCAGGCTGCTGCCGGTGTTTGCCGGTTTCTGCGAGGACCTGTTCACCTGGATGCGCGGCCGGCTCTGCGATGGCGGCGGTGCCGGAGCGGAGCGCTGGCGGCGCAAATATGCCGCCGCGGCGGCGGCCTTCTGGGCGGCCAGCGAGGCGGAGCAGCCGCAGCAGGAGGATGAGGCGGCATGA
- a CDS encoding class I SAM-dependent methyltransferase, giving the protein MLRVITDERASVIQQVRKRGEGVEIGVHEGAFSERLLEVAQPKKLTLIDPWAYDGTRSGALYGGKGMSQEMMDARHGRVLKRFAPQIARGRIEVLRMESQAALARFADGSLDFAYIDGDHSYAAVKADLEGWLVKLRPGGLLIADDYRNASWWGDGVIRACHGLLAEGGAEIEMKLGSQIAFRKLAEPDLASQ; this is encoded by the coding sequence ATGCTCAGAGTGATCACCGATGAGCGCGCCAGCGTCATCCAGCAGGTCCGCAAACGGGGGGAAGGGGTCGAGATCGGCGTCCACGAAGGGGCGTTTTCCGAGCGCCTGCTGGAGGTGGCGCAGCCGAAGAAGCTGACCCTGATCGACCCCTGGGCCTATGACGGGACGCGCAGCGGCGCGCTCTACGGCGGCAAGGGCATGAGTCAGGAGATGATGGACGCGCGCCATGGCCGGGTGCTGAAGCGGTTCGCGCCGCAGATCGCCCGCGGCCGGATCGAGGTGCTGCGGATGGAGAGCCAGGCGGCGCTGGCGCGGTTCGCGGACGGCAGCCTGGATTTCGCCTATATCGACGGCGATCACAGCTATGCGGCGGTGAAGGCGGATCTGGAGGGCTGGCTGGTCAAGCTCAGGCCCGGCGGGCTGCTGATTGCCGATGACTACCGCAATGCCAGCTGGTGGGGCGACGGGGTGATCCGCGCCTGCCACGGGCTGCTGGCGGAGGGCGGGGCGGAGATCGAGATGAAGCTGGGCAGCCAGATCGCGTTCCGCAAGCTGGCGGAGCCGGATCTTGCATCGCAATAG
- a CDS encoding peptidase G2 autoproteolytic cleavage domain-containing protein, whose amino-acid sequence MTQASPILALPYLMPSQAQKHVTHNEALQMLDALVQLSAEAFDAVTPPVSPALGETHVLAASPAGAWAGRPHAIAVWQGEGWMFLSPLPGWRAWGIAEQELRVWTGSAWILPPAGTQNLARLGVGTMADAANPLAVSGPATLLSHAGAGHQLKINKSASGDTAALLFQSDWSGRAEMGLAGNDDFSVKLSADGSSWSTALALTPAGRAGFGTASPAAHLEIQGSSDDYLLAGDGGASPDFRLGSDGNGSCSGAWSGGGADYAEWFEWADGNPGGEDRRGLSVVLEGVKIRAATAGETPIGVISANPAVVGDGDMDEWKQRWLRDPYGALLRDAAGKPQENPAYDASRVYAPRAQRPEWALVGLLGKLRLRQGQPAGARWIRMRTAAPGIGEWLVR is encoded by the coding sequence ATGACCCAGGCCTCGCCGATCCTCGCCCTGCCCTACCTGATGCCGAGCCAGGCGCAGAAACACGTGACCCATAATGAGGCGCTGCAGATGCTGGATGCGCTGGTGCAGCTCAGCGCCGAAGCCTTCGATGCGGTGACGCCCCCCGTCAGCCCTGCCTTGGGCGAAACCCATGTGCTGGCCGCCAGCCCGGCGGGCGCCTGGGCCGGCCGCCCCCATGCCATCGCTGTCTGGCAGGGCGAGGGCTGGATGTTCCTCTCCCCCCTGCCCGGCTGGCGGGCCTGGGGCATTGCGGAACAGGAGCTTAGGGTCTGGACCGGCAGCGCCTGGATCCTGCCGCCCGCCGGCACCCAGAACCTTGCCCGTCTCGGGGTCGGCACCATGGCCGATGCCGCCAACCCGCTGGCCGTCTCCGGCCCGGCAACCCTGCTGAGCCACGCAGGCGCCGGCCATCAGCTGAAGATCAACAAATCCGCCAGCGGCGACACCGCCGCGCTGCTGTTCCAGTCGGACTGGAGCGGCCGCGCCGAGATGGGTCTGGCGGGCAATGATGACTTCTCGGTGAAACTGTCGGCGGACGGCAGCAGCTGGAGCACCGCGCTGGCGCTGACCCCTGCGGGCCGCGCCGGGTTCGGCACCGCCAGCCCGGCGGCGCATCTGGAAATCCAGGGCAGCAGCGATGACTACCTGCTGGCCGGTGATGGCGGCGCCAGCCCGGATTTCCGGCTGGGATCGGATGGCAACGGCAGCTGCTCCGGCGCCTGGTCCGGCGGCGGCGCCGATTATGCCGAGTGGTTCGAATGGGCTGACGGCAACCCCGGTGGCGAAGACCGCCGCGGCCTGTCCGTGGTGCTGGAGGGCGTGAAAATCCGCGCCGCAACCGCCGGCGAAACACCAATCGGCGTGATCAGCGCCAATCCGGCGGTGGTGGGCGACGGCGACATGGATGAATGGAAGCAGCGCTGGCTGCGCGACCCCTACGGCGCCCTGCTGCGGGATGCGGCAGGCAAGCCGCAGGAGAATCCCGCTTATGACGCCTCACGGGTCTATGCGCCGCGCGCGCAGCGCCCGGAATGGGCGCTGGTGGGGCTCTTGGGCAAGCTGCGCCTGCGCCAGGGCCAGCCGGCGGGCGCGCGCTGGATCCGGATGCGCACCGCGGCGCCGGGCATCGGGGAATGGCTGGTGCGCTGA
- a CDS encoding calcium-binding protein: MALAFTGRFGTDDMIFGTDLRDLEITVQNGQATLYAISGLNGGISRWQLPGTGGVPQLAGQQLHGQASLRTGNFELAEIGGDVRLLQEGTSGGGLSYYAVGSGGSLGSQQQQALAGADAGGLGAVAALQLADGSSALYAVGLAGGALQGWQLDADGAVQAQAGLGGAAQAYQLSASALLSTVQTAEGAVVLAADAGGLRGYSVDAATGALTPGAVLGAGQGLSVSAITALESFEMNGQAWALLGAAGSSSLTLVQVDAAGGLQFRTQLQDSMMTRFGGVTAVEVVQAGEHLLVLAAGNDGGLSLFTLTRGGELIHLESLEHMPGLGLQNVTALEAVVAGGQLQVFAASGAEAGISRFTLPLAELGIVRQAGAGDARLDGGAANDVLEGGAGRADLYGHAGDDVLVSGAGGGELNGGAGADIFVIAPVSDPVADAVTVRDFTPGEDRLDLSLFEGLYSPAQLESRGRSYGIDLEIGGMRIVVAQAGGGRLELEDVFGPALRFEFPQQQELGDTLPGGGFYGTAGDDALQGSGGDDAISGLAGNDTLSGGTGADTIWGSWGHDQLGGSWGADRLWGGGGHDRLWGGGGHDMADGGLGNDSLWGGDGKDRLWGRGGDDRLDGGSGADRLAGGSGGDWLGGGSGADTLLGEDGQDTLAGGNEADVLWGGSGADVIYGGGGDDLCGGGAGNDRIFGGAGNDRLGGSGGDDRLTGGWGADAFVFAAGHGRDTVTDFASGADWIDLRALQLSGGFAALDISAQGSGTLIGTGSGTVFLEGVQPGGLAADDFLF, encoded by the coding sequence ATGGCACTGGCATTCACGGGACGGTTCGGCACGGACGACATGATTTTCGGCACTGATCTGCGCGATCTGGAGATCACGGTGCAGAACGGCCAGGCCACGCTTTATGCGATCAGCGGCCTGAACGGCGGCATCAGCCGCTGGCAGCTGCCCGGCACCGGCGGAGTGCCGCAGCTGGCGGGCCAGCAGCTGCATGGCCAGGCGTCTTTGCGCACCGGCAATTTCGAGCTGGCGGAGATCGGCGGCGATGTGCGGCTGCTGCAGGAGGGGACCAGCGGCGGCGGTCTCAGCTATTATGCAGTGGGCAGCGGCGGCAGCCTGGGCAGCCAGCAGCAGCAGGCGCTGGCGGGCGCGGATGCGGGCGGGCTTGGCGCGGTGGCGGCGCTGCAGCTGGCGGATGGCTCTTCGGCGCTTTATGCGGTGGGGCTGGCGGGCGGCGCCTTGCAGGGCTGGCAGCTGGATGCGGATGGCGCGGTGCAGGCGCAGGCTGGCCTGGGCGGCGCCGCGCAGGCCTATCAGCTGAGCGCATCGGCGCTGCTGTCCACGGTGCAGACCGCGGAGGGGGCGGTGGTGCTGGCGGCTGATGCCGGGGGCTTGCGCGGCTACAGCGTGGATGCGGCGACCGGCGCGCTCACGCCCGGGGCGGTGCTGGGCGCGGGGCAGGGGCTGTCTGTCTCGGCCATCACCGCGCTGGAAAGCTTTGAAATGAATGGCCAGGCCTGGGCGCTGCTGGGCGCGGCGGGCAGCAGCTCGCTGACGCTGGTTCAGGTGGACGCGGCGGGCGGCCTGCAGTTCCGGACGCAGCTGCAGGACAGCATGATGACCCGCTTTGGCGGGGTGACGGCGGTGGAGGTTGTGCAGGCGGGGGAGCACCTGCTGGTGCTGGCGGCGGGCAATGACGGCGGCCTCAGCCTGTTCACCCTGACCCGGGGCGGGGAGCTGATCCATCTGGAGAGCCTGGAGCATATGCCCGGCCTGGGGCTGCAGAATGTCACCGCACTGGAGGCGGTGGTTGCGGGCGGCCAGCTGCAGGTCTTTGCGGCGTCGGGCGCGGAGGCGGGCATCAGCCGGTTCACCCTGCCGCTGGCAGAGCTGGGGATTGTGCGCCAGGCCGGGGCAGGCGATGCGCGGCTGGATGGCGGTGCTGCAAATGACGTGCTGGAGGGCGGCGCGGGGCGGGCGGATCTGTATGGCCATGCCGGCGATGACGTGCTGGTCTCGGGCGCGGGCGGCGGCGAGCTGAACGGTGGCGCAGGCGCCGATATCTTTGTCATTGCCCCGGTCTCTGACCCGGTGGCGGACGCGGTGACCGTGCGCGATTTCACCCCCGGTGAGGACCGTCTCGACCTGTCGCTGTTCGAGGGGCTTTACAGCCCGGCCCAGCTGGAGAGCCGCGGCCGCAGCTACGGGATCGACCTGGAGATCGGCGGCATGCGGATCGTGGTGGCGCAGGCGGGCGGCGGGCGGCTGGAGCTGGAGGATGTATTCGGTCCGGCGCTGCGGTTTGAATTCCCGCAGCAGCAGGAGCTGGGCGACACCCTGCCCGGCGGCGGCTTCTACGGCACTGCCGGAGATGATGCGCTGCAGGGCAGCGGCGGCGATGACGCGATCTCCGGGCTGGCGGGGAACGATACGCTGTCCGGGGGAACCGGGGCGGATACGATCTGGGGGAGCTGGGGCCACGATCAGCTGGGCGGCAGCTGGGGGGCGGACCGTTTGTGGGGCGGCGGCGGCCATGACCGCTTGTGGGGCGGCGGCGGCCACGACATGGCGGATGGCGGCCTGGGCAATGACAGCCTGTGGGGCGGGGACGGGAAGGACCGCCTGTGGGGCCGGGGCGGCGATGACCGGCTGGACGGCGGGTCCGGGGCGGACCGGCTGGCGGGCGGCAGCGGGGGGGACTGGCTGGGCGGCGGCAGCGGCGCCGACACGCTGCTGGGGGAAGACGGGCAGGACACGCTGGCAGGCGGGAATGAGGCGGATGTCCTGTGGGGCGGCAGCGGCGCGGATGTGATCTATGGCGGCGGCGGCGATGATCTGTGCGGCGGCGGCGCTGGCAATGACCGGATTTTCGGCGGTGCGGGCAATGACCGGCTCGGCGGCAGCGGCGGCGATGACCGGCTGACCGGCGGCTGGGGAGCGGATGCCTTTGTGTTTGCGGCCGGCCATGGCCGCGACACGGTCACCGATTTCGCATCGGGGGCGGATTGGATCGACCTGCGGGCCCTGCAGCTGAGCGGCGGCTTTGCAGCGCTGGATATCAGCGCGCAAGGCAGCGGCACGCTGATCGGCACCGGCAGCGGCACGGTGTTCCTGGAGGGGGTGCAGCCCGGCGGGCTGGCGGCGGATGATTTCCTGTTCTGA